A region of the Exiguobacterium aurantiacum DSM 6208 genome:
ATGAAAGTTGACGAAATCGACAATCGTGTCGAGACCGATGACCGATTCACGCTCGCTACTGTTACGGGACAAGTTACGGTAACGGCTCGCATTTAATTTCGCATCATACTCAGCGACGCTAATCCCGTTCGTGAGGGCACCGACCGAACTCGCCGGGTCGACTTCCTGCACGTTCGGATCGCCTGGGAAGAACGTGTCGCGCATCCAATCGAGGCGGGCCGCGATTTGAATTTGAGACACGTCATACGCGAACAGTTCGTTCATTTCCGGTCCGACGACGGGAATGTAGTTGACGCGGTCCTCAGCGTAAGTGACACGCTGCATCGCCCGATTTGAATCTTTTAAGAACAGACTGTTGACGTCACCCGTACCGATTTTGGCCAAGCGTCCCTCCCAAATCGATTGGTCGCTCATGATGGCCCGAATCTTCCAAACGTCTCCATCCCTAAAGATAAGGGCCCGTTGTGGAACTTTTCCGGACAAACTGTACGATCCCGGCACGATGTATCCGAGCGTGTCCGCATAATACGGCTCCGGCAAGATCAGTTCGAGCGCATCGTTAATGCCGGAATATAAACTTGGCACGTTTTTTGCGGCGAGCGGTTTGAACTCGTTCGCCTCGAACGTATCACGAATGACCCGGGCGATTTGTTTCGGTGTGTTTCTCGTCGCGAAGACGGCGTTGTTCTCATGTACGACCGTTTGGGCCGGAACGATAACCTGGCTCGTCCGGCGTTGGAGCGACGTGTCGACCGTCGCGACTTGCGTCTCCGACTGGACCGACTGATACTTCGGATGATAATCCCAAAGGATAATCGTTTGGACGATGGACGTGACGATCAAGGTGAGCAAGACGAGCGATTTCACTAATTCTGGCTTCGCCCAGAAACGTTTTCGTTCCATCAGTCATTCACCTCCACGATCGTATCGAACGGGATTGTGAAATAAATCGTCGTCCCGCGGCCGAACTCACTTTCCGCCCAAATATCACCACCGTGCGCCGAGACGACTTCTTTGGCGATTGACAGACCGAGTCCGGTTCCGCCGATGTTGCGCGCCCGTGCTTTGTCGACCCGATAGAAGCGCTCGAAGATTTTCTTCAAGTTCGATTTCGGAATACCGACCCCTTCGTCTTTAATGCCGACGACGAGTCGTTTCGCCCGCAGCATCGTCCGGAACGTGATCGTCCCGCCTTCAGGTGAGAACTTGATCGCATTCGTGATGATGTTGTCGATCACTTGCGTCATCTTGTCCTGATCGGCATGTACGTAGACGCGACGCTTCATGAGCTTGCGCCGGAACTCGATTGATTCACCTTTCGTCATCTCGTGACGGTCGATGATGTCGTTAAAGAACTGAATGAAGTCGAACTTCACTTTCTGCATCGTGTATTCTTTACTGTCCATTTTCGACAGTTGTAACAAATCGTTGACGAGGCGGATCATCCGCTCCGTCTCGTTTTGCGTCGTCTCGAGGAACCGCGGAGCGAGCTCATCGTCTTTATACGCCCCTTCGGCGAGCACTTCGAGATAGCTGCGCATCGTCGTGAGCGGTGTTCTGAGCTCGTGGCTGACGTTCGCGACGAACTCGCGGCGATCCTGCTCGACTTGCTCTTGTTCGGTGACGTCGTGCAAGACGACGATGAGTCCGGTGATCGGACCGCTATGTTTTTGAATCGGTGAGAAGTAGGCGCGGACGAGGAACAGTTCTTCGTCGGTGCTCAAATCGATCAATTTCGGCGGCATCGTCCCGTCTTCCGGGATGACGATGTCGTCATCGAATTCGAGCAAGCTTTGAAGGTTCGCCCCCATCGCCTCTTCTTCTTCCACTCCGATCATATCGCGCGCTTGATCGTTCATGAGAATGACGCGCAGCGAACGGTCGGTCGCGACGACCCCGTCCGACATGTTTTCTAACACGCTCGTCAAACGGCGGCGCTCGGCCTCGGTCGTGGCGTTCGCTTCCATGAGCTCATCTGTCAACTCATTAAAAGCGTAGGCCAGTTGACCGACCTCGTCGTCAGAATACACTTTAACTTTCCGCGAGAAGTTCCCTTTTCGCATCTCGACGGCTTGGCGACGCATGTCCGCAATCGGCCGTGTGATCGTC
Encoded here:
- the yycH gene encoding two-component system activity regulator YycH — translated: MERKRFWAKPELVKSLVLLTLIVTSIVQTIILWDYHPKYQSVQSETQVATVDTSLQRRTSQVIVPAQTVVHENNAVFATRNTPKQIARVIRDTFEANEFKPLAAKNVPSLYSGINDALELILPEPYYADTLGYIVPGSYSLSGKVPQRALIFRDGDVWKIRAIMSDQSIWEGRLAKIGTGDVNSLFLKDSNRAMQRVTYAEDRVNYIPVVGPEMNELFAYDVSQIQIAARLDWMRDTFFPGDPNVQEVDPASSVGALTNGISVAEYDAKLNASRYRNLSRNSSERESVIGLDTIVDFVNFHGGWVDETSESQGLSLRFDAITPANKGFETTVFRFHVNGYPVFSQREAFINNDAVDLSTLRVENDGTQVRSITRHHLEIDRLISVGTTQLAGGQDVLDTLVNTGRFENVTEIRLGYEIEYNEDTSRYVTFSPNWFVREAGRWVPYDKPGDWTERMMYRGLE
- the walK gene encoding cell wall metabolism sensor histidine kinase WalK, producing MKRTNFFKSIQWKLVVIYALLILVAMQVIGVYFVRSLERQYINNFSQSLVDRANLLSYNVSQGIASNGGDSTTDQQLNQVLDQLLSEFTESTTLADDIREVQIIDTNSVVRATSNPNNQSLVGQRTASTFIQKSFATSGAQETVVYEDSNERMRVVAVPIKSEVDGTTTGMIYIEASMQSIYNQMEQVTRILATGTLIALIITSILGILLSRTITRPIADMRRQAVEMRKGNFSRKVKVYSDDEVGQLAYAFNELTDELMEANATTEAERRRLTSVLENMSDGVVATDRSLRVILMNDQARDMIGVEEEEAMGANLQSLLEFDDDIVIPEDGTMPPKLIDLSTDEELFLVRAYFSPIQKHSGPITGLIVVLHDVTEQEQVEQDRREFVANVSHELRTPLTTMRSYLEVLAEGAYKDDELAPRFLETTQNETERMIRLVNDLLQLSKMDSKEYTMQKVKFDFIQFFNDIIDRHEMTKGESIEFRRKLMKRRVYVHADQDKMTQVIDNIITNAIKFSPEGGTITFRTMLRAKRLVVGIKDEGVGIPKSNLKKIFERFYRVDKARARNIGGTGLGLSIAKEVVSAHGGDIWAESEFGRGTTIYFTIPFDTIVEVND